Proteins encoded in a region of the Mycobacteriales bacterium genome:
- a CDS encoding aminodeoxychorismate/anthranilate synthase component II, translated as MRVLVVDNYDSFVYNLVHYLAQLGAETVVRRNDEMAPEEVDGFDGVLTSPGPSTPESAGISVPIVSVCAERGLPLLGVCLGHQAIGVAFGATVTRAPELLHGKTSEVYHKGAGVLAGLPDPFIATRYHSLAVVEETMPPELEVTGRTASGVVMAMRHTTLPIEGVQFHPESVLTESGHVMLANWLATCGDPSARDKAPALAAEMDALRHTAFSAV; from the coding sequence ATGCGCGTTCTCGTCGTCGACAACTACGACAGCTTCGTCTACAACCTCGTGCACTACCTGGCCCAGCTGGGTGCGGAGACCGTGGTCCGGCGCAACGACGAGATGGCGCCGGAGGAGGTCGACGGCTTCGACGGCGTGCTCACCAGCCCCGGGCCGAGCACGCCGGAGTCGGCCGGGATCAGCGTGCCGATCGTGTCGGTGTGCGCGGAGCGGGGATTGCCGCTGCTCGGGGTCTGCCTGGGCCATCAGGCCATCGGTGTCGCGTTCGGCGCGACCGTGACCCGGGCGCCGGAGCTGCTGCACGGCAAGACCAGCGAGGTGTACCACAAGGGCGCCGGGGTGCTGGCCGGGCTGCCGGACCCGTTCATCGCGACCCGCTACCACTCGCTCGCGGTGGTCGAGGAGACGATGCCGCCCGAGCTCGAGGTGACCGGGCGGACCGCGTCGGGCGTGGTGATGGCGATGCGGCACACGACGCTGCCGATCGAGGGCGTGCAATTCCACCCCGAGTCTGTGCTCACCGAGTCCGGGCACGTCATGCTCGCGAACTGGCTGGCGACCTGCGGTGATCCGTCGGCCCGGGACAAGGCGCCGGCCCTGGCGGCCGAGATGGACGCGCTGCGCCACACCGCCTTCAGCGCGGTCTGA
- the pknB gene encoding Stk1 family PASTA domain-containing Ser/Thr kinase yields the protein MTTPRLLGSRYEIGEILGYGGMAEVHRGRDVRLGREVAVKVLRADLARDPSFQARFRREAQAAASLNHPAIVAVYDTGEEDMLGNQPYIVMEYVEGRTLRDVLKIEGRLMPRRAMEIVADVCAALDFSHRNGIVHRDVKPGNVMITPTGAVKVMDFGIARAVADNAATVTQTAAVIGTAQYLSPEQARGENVDARSDVYSTGVLLFELITGSPPFTGDSPVAVAYQHVRENAPPPSSLNPDVPPELDAIVLKAMAKNPANRYQSAGEMRADLIRAINGRPVEAEPVMTADEVTTVMGGGRTGQYGAAAYGTAANGRPPTGPAKPKRSPWFWVAIAVVCLLVLAGAAFGTIQLLGGGNDVTVPDVVGQQQAAAERTLKDAGLVPDFSTTSSTPQQKGQVLSTDPAAGLGRKKGAAVSVVVGAGPAQIALDDYKGLSYDDAVTALRGKNLIPVRHDVDSAAPVDQVISTNPGAGQKVTEGEKITLNVSTGKTALPDVKGLSEEAATTKLNQAGYTNITRQVQPPPDDEEAGTVFRTDPNAGTPVPKSQQITLFIAAAKPTPSPTTPSPTPSPTGSPTGSPTGTPTGSATP from the coding sequence ATGACGACGCCACGCCTGCTGGGATCGCGGTACGAGATCGGCGAGATCCTCGGATACGGCGGCATGGCCGAGGTGCACCGCGGCCGTGACGTCCGGCTCGGCCGTGAGGTCGCGGTCAAGGTGCTGCGGGCCGACCTGGCCCGCGACCCGTCGTTCCAGGCCCGCTTCCGCCGGGAGGCGCAGGCCGCCGCGTCCCTGAACCACCCGGCGATCGTCGCGGTCTACGACACCGGCGAAGAGGACATGCTGGGCAACCAGCCGTACATCGTCATGGAGTACGTCGAGGGCCGCACCCTGCGCGACGTGCTGAAGATCGAGGGCCGGCTGATGCCGCGGCGGGCGATGGAGATCGTCGCCGATGTGTGCGCCGCCCTGGACTTCTCCCACCGCAACGGCATCGTGCACCGCGACGTGAAGCCGGGCAACGTCATGATCACCCCGACCGGCGCGGTCAAGGTGATGGACTTCGGCATCGCCCGGGCGGTCGCGGACAACGCGGCCACCGTGACCCAGACCGCGGCCGTGATCGGCACCGCGCAGTACCTCTCCCCCGAGCAGGCCCGGGGCGAGAACGTGGACGCCCGCTCGGACGTCTACTCGACCGGCGTGCTGCTGTTCGAGCTGATCACCGGCTCGCCTCCGTTCACCGGCGACTCCCCGGTCGCGGTCGCGTACCAGCACGTCCGGGAGAACGCGCCGCCGCCGTCCTCGCTCAACCCGGACGTGCCGCCCGAGCTGGACGCGATCGTGCTCAAGGCGATGGCGAAGAACCCGGCCAACCGCTACCAGTCCGCGGGTGAGATGCGGGCCGACCTGATCCGGGCGATCAACGGCCGGCCGGTCGAGGCCGAGCCGGTGATGACCGCGGACGAGGTCACCACCGTCATGGGTGGCGGTCGCACCGGTCAGTACGGCGCGGCCGCGTACGGCACCGCCGCCAACGGCCGCCCGCCGACCGGGCCGGCCAAGCCGAAGCGCAGCCCCTGGTTCTGGGTCGCGATCGCCGTCGTCTGCCTGCTCGTGCTGGCCGGGGCCGCGTTCGGCACGATCCAGCTGCTCGGCGGTGGCAACGACGTCACCGTGCCCGACGTCGTCGGGCAGCAGCAGGCCGCGGCCGAGCGCACGCTCAAGGACGCCGGCCTGGTCCCGGACTTCTCCACCACCTCCTCGACCCCGCAGCAGAAGGGCCAGGTGCTCAGCACCGATCCCGCGGCCGGCCTCGGGCGCAAGAAGGGCGCAGCGGTCTCGGTCGTGGTCGGCGCCGGGCCGGCCCAGATCGCCCTGGACGACTACAAGGGCCTGTCGTACGACGACGCGGTCACCGCGCTGCGGGGCAAGAACCTCATCCCGGTCCGGCACGACGTCGACAGCGCCGCGCCGGTCGACCAGGTGATCAGCACCAACCCGGGCGCCGGGCAGAAGGTCACCGAGGGCGAGAAGATCACCCTCAACGTGAGCACCGGCAAGACCGCGCTGCCGGACGTGAAGGGGCTCTCCGAAGAGGCGGCCACGACCAAGCTCAACCAGGCCGGCTACACGAACATCACCCGCCAGGTCCAGCCGCCGCCGGACGACGAGGAAGCCGGCACGGTCTTCCGTACGGACCCGAACGCGGGTACGCCGGTGCCGAAGAGCCAGCAGATCACGCTGTTCATCGCCGCGGCCAAGCCGACACCGTCGCCGACCACCCCGTCGCCGACGCCGAGCCCGACCGGGTCACCCACCGGATCGCCGACCGGCACCCCCACCGGCAGCGCAACGCCGTAA